The nucleotide sequence AACCCCCCGCGCTTCGTGGGGATGGACAACTTCCTCCGCGCCTTCACGGCCGACCCGGTCTTCCTGCAGTCCGTCGGCAACACCGCGGTCTTCGCTCTCGTGGTCGTGCCGGTTCAGGCCGGTCTGGGCCTGCTTCTGGCCGTGCTCGTCAACCGCCGCATGCGCGGCATCACGGCCTTCCGCGTGATCTTCTTCATCCCCGTCGTGACCTCGATCGTCGTCGTCTCGATCCTGTGGAAGTTCATGTATCAGAATGACGGCCTGATCAACTCGATGATCGACGCGATCACCTTCGGGGCCTGGCAGGGGGCCGACTGGCTCAACGATCCGAACACAGCGCTCGGTGCGATCATCGTGATGTCGATCTGGCAGGCCGTCGGATTCCACATGATCATCTGGCTCGCGGGGCTGCAGACGATCCCCGAGGAGCTCTACGAGGCCGCCAAGATGGACGGCGCGAGCCCCTGGCGCCAGTTCACGAGCGTGACCTGGCCGGGCCTTCGGCCCACCATGGTCTTCGTTCTGGTCACCATCACCATCGCCGCGCTCGGTCTGTTCGTGCAGATCAGCGTCATGACGCAGGGCGGACCGGTGAACTCGACCTCGACCATCGTCTTCCACGCCGTGCGCAAGGGGTATGCCCAGCAGGAGATCGGTTACGCCGCGGCGATCTCTCTCATCTTCTTCATCGCGGTCCTCGTCATCGCGCTCATCCAGCGCCGGCTCACGCGAGAGAAGGACTGACGTGACCGCCACCAGAACCCTCACCACGGCACCCGCAGAATCGCGCCGCACCGCGCGGTCGATTGCTCCGGAGCGGAGTGCGAAGGCCCAGCGACGATGGGGAAAGGTGTTCCTCTACATCGCCCTGTCGCTGTTCGGGATCATCTTCCTGTTCCCGCTGGTCTTCATGTTCGTGTCGAGCCTCAAGCCCGACAGCCAGATCCTGCAGGACATCGACTCCGTCGCGGCATTCCTCCCGGTCGGCGACATCAGCCTCGACAACTACTTCGGGGTCTTCGACCGGGTGCCGGTCGCGCAGTTCATGTTCAACTCCGTGCTCGTGACGGTGCTCACCGTGGGGCTCGGGCTGATCGTGAACTCGATGGCCGGCTTCGCCCTCTCCCGCCTCGCGTGGAAGGGCCGGATCGTCGTCCTCGCGGTCATCATCGCCACCCTGATCGTGCCCTTCGAGACGATCGCGGTGCCCATGGTCTACTGGGTCGCGCAGCTGCCGACGCTGGTGATGGAGGGCGGCGTGCTGAAGTACGACTTCGGCTGGCTCAACACCTACCAGGTGCAGATCGTGCCGTTCATCGCGAATGCGTTCTCGATCTTCCTGTTCACGCAGTACTTCTCGACGATCCCCAAGTCGCTCGACGAGGCAGCGCGCATCGACGGTGCGAGCTGGTTCACGATCTACCGCCGCATCCTCGTGCCCCTGTCGGGCCCGGCATTCGCGACCGTCGCGATCCTGACCTTCCTGCCCGCGTGGAACCAGTACCTCTGGCCGCTCATGGTCGTGCAGAAGGAGGAGCTGCGGCCGGTCATGGTCGGCGTGCAGTACTTCTTCCAGCTGAACACGGCGTGGGGCGAGGTGATGGCCTATACCTCGCTCATCACGATCCCGGTGCTCATCGTCTTCCTGGTCTTCCAGCGGGCGTTCGTCAGCAGCATCGCGGCGAGCGGGGTGAAGGGATGAGCGAACGGATGCTGCGCCTCGTGGTCGTCGGGGAAGCCCTGGTCGACATCGTGCACCGTGCGGACGGCAGCGTCGAGGAAGCGCCCGGCGGCAGCCCCGCGAACACCGCGCTGACGCTGGGGAGGCTGGGACGGCGCCCGACGCTGATCACCCGCCTGGCGGGCGACGACCGGGGCGGCCGTGTGCGGCGGTGGCTCGAGGAGTCCCAGGTCGAGGTGGTGGCCGTCGCGTCGCCGCGCACGTCGACGGCCGCCGCCCACCTGGATGCGAGCGGTGCTGCCACGTACGACTTCGATCTCGAGTGGGACCTCGGAGCGGACGCCGCCCGCCTCGGGGAACTCGCGGGCGCCGCCGACGTCGTGCACGTCGGCTCCGTGGCCGCCGTGCTCGAGCCCGGCGCGGGCCACGTCGCCGCCCTCGTGCGATCGGTGCGCGGGCGGGCGATCGTGACCTTCGACCCGAACATCCGGCCGTCGCTCGTCGACGACCCCGACCGCGTCCGGAAGCGCGTCGCCGCACTCGTCGAGCTCGCCGACGTCGTGAAGGCGAGTGACGAAGACCTCAGGTGGCTCCATCCGGGGCGGGATCTCGTAGAGGTCGCCCGTGACTGGGTGAGGCGCGGCCCGCGACTCGTGGTCGTCACCCTCGGAGCGGACGGGGCGATCGGTGTGACCGCCGACGGCGAGGTCGCCGTGCCGGCCGTCGTGAGCGAGGTCGTCGACACGGTCGGGGCCGGCGACACGTTCATGGGCGTGCTCATCGACAGCATCGCCGGCAGCGACGAGCTCCAGATGTGGCTGCGGACCGAGGGGCGCGGCATCCGTTCCTCCGACATCGAAACGCTCCTGCACCGATCGGCGCAGGCGGCGGCGATCACGGTGTCGCGTCCGGGCGCCGATCCGCCACGTCGCGCCGAGCTCGCCGCGCCGCCCTTGCCCGCCGCGACGGGGTAGCGCCGCATCTCCCATCGCACTCCCGCCCGCCCGTGGCGGAGGGCCCACCATCGCGCGATCCACCGCGCACGACTCTCGAAGGAACTCTCGTGTTCGACCTCCCCGATTCCTGGGTATGGGACTACTGGTTCGCCGACGACGGCGAGCGCTATCACCTCTTCTTCCTCTACGCCTCGCGTGCGCTGCACGACCCCGAGGCCCGCCACTACCGCGCCTCCGTGGGGCACGCGGTCTCGACGGATCTCGTCGAGTGGACGCAGGTCGCCGATGCGCTGGTGCGCAGCGACGCCCCCGCCTTCGACGAGCTCGCCACGTGGACCGGGTCGGTGGTGCGGCACCCGGATGGGACGTGGTTCATGTTCTACACGGGCTCGACGCTCGCGCCCGGCGCTCAGAACGTCCAGCGGATCGGCTACGCCACGTCGTCCGACCTCTTCACGTGGACGAAAGCGGACGGGCCGGTGCTCGAAGCGAGGAGCCCCTGGTACGAGAAGCTCTCGAGCGGCGCATGGCACGACGAGGCGTTCCGCGACCCGTGGGTGTTCGCCGACCCGGACGGGAACGGCTGGCACATGCTCATCACCGCCCGTGCGCCGGAGGGGCCGGTCGACGGGCGAGGCGTCATCGGGCACGCCTGGTCGGCGGACCTGCGCACGTGGGAGCTGCGCCCACCGCTCAGCGCGCCCAGCGTCGACGGGTTCGGCCAGCTCGAGGTCCTGCAGGCCGAGATCGTCGACGGGCGCCCGGTGGTGATCTTCTCCTGCCTGAAGGAGCAGAGCACCGAGTCCCGTCGTGCCGCGGCTGCCGGCACGTGGGTGATTCCGGCGGAGAGCCTCCTCGGACCGTTCGACATCGATGCCGCATACCCGCTGACCGACGAGCGGCTGTACGTCGGGCGGCTGCTGCAGCGCCGGTCCGACGGTGAGTGGCTGCTGTTCGCCTTCCGCAACATCGGCGAGGACGGGCGGTTCGTGGGCGGCGTCACCGATCCCATGCCGGTGGGCTGGGACGGCGACCGCCTCGTCCGCCGCGAAGCGGTGAGCGCCTCCGTCTGACACCCGCGGCCGGGGCTTCGCGGACGAGCCCCGGCCCTCTCCCGCTCCGGAGTGCCAGGTCCGCGCGAGACAAGGATGACGATGATGTCAGTTTCGAAGAGGCGCTCGGTGCGCCTGACGGCGGCCGCGCTGGCCGTGATCGCGGTGGGGATCGGTGGAGGTGTCGCCGCCGGCGTGGGCGATGACGCCGTCGCCGCGGAGCCCGAAGACGACTACCGCGCGCAGTACCACTTCACCGTGCCCGACCACTGGAAGAACGACCCGCAGCGGCCGGTGTTCGTCGACGGCGAGTTCCACTACTACTACCTCTACAACAGCGACTACAACGCGGATCCCACGGCGAATTTCGGGACGGAATGGCGGCTGGCGACCTCTTATGACGGCGTCGTGTTCGCCGACCAGGGCGTCGCCGCGCCCAAGAAGACCAACGCGAACTACGACCTCTGGTCGGGGTCGACCGTGGTCGACGTGCAGAACACCGCCGGCTTCGGCGCCGGAGCGGTCGTGATGCTGGTCACGCAGATGGATCACCCGACTCTCGCTCAGCAGGCGAACGCCTCCGGTCCGCAGGCGCAGTTCCTCTGGTACTCGACGGACGGCGGCCGCAACTTCCGTCCGTACGGCGACGAGCCGGTCATCGCGAACGGCGGGCGCGCAGACTTCCGCGACCCGAAGATCGTGTGGGATGCCGAGCGCGGTCGCTGGGTCGCGCTGATCGCCGAGCGCGACCGGGTGAGCTTCTACACGTCACCCGACCTGAAGACGTGGGCTCGCACGTGGGAGTATGTGAACCCGGGCATCGGCACGATCGAGTGCCCAGACCTGTTCCGGATCCGCGCCGACGACGGCACGATGAAGTGGGTGTTCGGCGTCAGCGCGAACGGGTACGCCACCGCGGAGCCCGCGACCTTCGCGTACTGGACCGGAGCGTTCGACGGCACGTCGTTCACGTTCGACCAGAGCGCCCCGCAGTGGCTCGACCACGGGTTCGACTGGTACGGCGCGGTGACGTGGGAGGATCCCGCCGCGCCGCTGGACCGCCGCTACGCGGTGGGCTGGATGAACAACTGGGACTATGCGCACTCGACCCCGACATGGACGGCCGACGGCTTCAACGGCACCGACTCGATCACCCGTGAGATCCGTCTCAAGAGGTACGGCGCGGCGTTCGGCCTGGTGTCGCAGCCGGTGACGGCCCTCGCCGGGATCGCGACGGCGCGAACAGAACTCGGCGACGTGGCCGTGGACGGGTTCCTGCCGCTCGCCTACGAGGGCGACGCGTACCAGGTCGAGGCGGACGTGACATGGGAGAGCGCGACCAACATCGGCCTGCAGCTGCGGCGCTCCGCCGACGGGACACGTCACGCCGATGTCGGCGTGACCGGCACGTACGCCTACCTGAACCGCGGTCAGACCGGCTACCCGGCCGGCACCTGGAAGACCGAGAGCCGTACGCCCTTCGATGGCGACGCCGACACGGTGCACCTGCGCATCCTCGTCGACCGCACCACGGTCGAGGTCTTCGTCGACGACGGGAGATACGTCCACTCGAGCCAGGTCTTCGCGCCGCCCGGTGACGACGGCATCGCGCTCTACTCCTCGGGTGGCCCGGCCGTGTTCCACGATCTGACGATCACCGAGTTCGGCAGCGTCGTGCAGCGGCCCGCGCGAGTGATCGCGGATTTCGAGGGCGACTCGTGGGCGCAGGGCTGGACGGCGACGAACAGCTTCATCGGCACGGGACCGACCGCGGCCGACGCCCCCGGGCAGGTGGGCGCGCGCCTCGCCGACACGTTCGTGGGTGGGGGAGACCCGGCCACCGGCACCATCACCTCGCCGGCGTTCACGATCGACAGGAACTTCCTCCACTTCCTGGTCGGCGGCGGAGATCACCCGCTGGGCGTGGAACCCGCTACCTCGGCGCAGCTGCTCGTGGACGGGCAGCCGGTGCGCACCGCGACCGGGGCCGATTCGGCGGATCTGCGGCACGTGGAGTGGGATCTGCGCGACCTGGCGGGACGGACGGCACAGTTCCAGATCCTGGACGACGCGACCGGACAGTGGGGGCACCTGATGGTCGACCAGGTCATCCTGTCGGACTGACGTGAACGCATGACGGTCTTTGGGCAATGGACTTGAGATATGAGACTTCCAGTCTCTAGTGTGGAGAATGTGAACGAGTCGGGGGGCTCGTGCACAACGATCTTGCAGGCGGCCCCATGTCGTCGTGTTCGATCTAGTCGGTGCCGGGTTGTGGGGACCCGGCACCGCGAGTTTCTGCCGGGGCGAGGAGGCCTTCCGGACAGCGCGCTGAGGGCGATAATCAAGGGGTGGAGCAACCCGAATCCCGGTCGCGGAGGCCCGCGGGCGAAACGCGCGCACTGATGCTCGCGGTCGCCGTGGACCGCGTCAAAGATGAGGGCCTGCTGCTCGACTACGCCAACATCGAGCTCGAGGATCTGATCCGCACCGCGGGAGTGCCGCGTTCGACCGTCTTCCGCATCTGGCCCGACCGCATGGCCTTCGTCGCGGACCTCGTGCGCGCCTTGTTCGAAGCCGACCCGGGCTTCGACACCGGCTTCGACGGTGAGACGCTGCAGCACCTCGAGCAGGCGGTGAACGGGGAGGCGGCGGCGATGAGCACGCCCGAGGGCCGGCAGATGGCGCTCCGCGAGGCGTTGCGGGTCACCGTGTCGCACAACATGACCGCGGTGGAGCACATCGTGGCGTTCCGCGCATACCGGGCGATGTCGGCTGCGCTCTCCAGCGGCGACGCCGTTCCCGGCGGTGAAGAGGTTCGCGCGCTGCTGTCGGAGATCGAGGACCGGTACCTGACCCGGATGGCCGAGACCTACCGGGCGCTCAATGCGGCCTTCGCGCTCCGCATGCGTGCGGGGGTGGACGAACGCGATCTGGCCGTCGCCATCATGGCGATGGTCGACGGCATGAGCGACCACCGCCGCATCAACCCGGCGATGGTCGACGCGCCTCGGGTCGCCGCCCTCGGTCCCGAGGGTCCTCGCGAGTGGCATCTCGCCGGGATCGCCGTCTACGGCATCTACACCGCGTACACCGAGGAGGTCGAGGCGTAGCGCGCACCCGCCCGACGCGGTCAGGCGCTCGGCGCGCTCCAGCTGAGCGACTCGATGTAGCGCAGCAGCACGCCCTCGCGCAGCGCCCACGGCGAGACCTCGAGCTCGTCGACGTCCATCGCGCGCATCGCCTCGTGCAGCACGACGGCGCCCGCGACGATCTGGAACGTCCGGTCCGGCGTGATGCCGGGCAGCTCCTGGCGGGCGGACGCGGGAATGCGGGCCAGGCGCGGGATCCACGAGCCGAGGGAGGCGCGGGGGAGCAGCATCCGTTCGATTCCGGACCAACCCGGAACCGGATAGCCCACGAGCTTCGCGAGCGACCGGATCGCCTTCGACGAGCCCACCACGTGGTCGGGCGGCGGCAGCTTGCTGAACGACTTCGCCACAGGGGCGAGCGTCTTGCGTGCGTGGTCGCGCAGCTTCTCGACGGCCGCCTCGCCCGGCGGGTCGTCGGGAAGGAACTGCACCGTCATGCGCCCTGCGCCGAGGGGCACGGATGCTGCCTGCTCGGGCAGCTCGTCGGCTCCGGCGGCGATCTCGAGCGAGCCGCCCCCGATGTCGAACAGCAGGATCTGCCCCGCCGCCCACCCGAACCAGCGGCGCACGGCGAGGAACGTGTAACGCGCCTCGGTCTCGCCGCCCAGCACCTGGAGCGGCTGGCCGAGCGCCTCCTCGATGAGTGCGATCACGTCGGGACCGTTCTTCGCCTCGCGCACGGCGCTCGTGGCCGTCGCGAGCAGCTCGTCGACCCGCTCGGACACCGCGATCCTGCGTGCCTCGGTCACTGCGGCGACGAGCGACGTGACGCCCTCCTCGGTGATCGAGCCGTCGGGTGAGAGGTAACGCATGAGCCGCAGCACTGTGCGCTGACTCGTCGTGGCGAGAGGCCGGCCGCCGGGGCGGACGTCGGCGACCAGCAGGTGGACGGTGTTCGAGCCGATGTCGAGAACTCCGAGGCGCACGCCAAAAGAGTAGCGGTGCAGACGGGCTACGATGGGCGCGATGTCCGCCGACGAAGTGACCGCTGTCGCCCCCGCACTCTCGC is from Microbacterium sp. LWH3-1.2 and encodes:
- a CDS encoding carbohydrate ABC transporter permease, with the protein product MTATRTLTTAPAESRRTARSIAPERSAKAQRRWGKVFLYIALSLFGIIFLFPLVFMFVSSLKPDSQILQDIDSVAAFLPVGDISLDNYFGVFDRVPVAQFMFNSVLVTVLTVGLGLIVNSMAGFALSRLAWKGRIVVLAVIIATLIVPFETIAVPMVYWVAQLPTLVMEGGVLKYDFGWLNTYQVQIVPFIANAFSIFLFTQYFSTIPKSLDEAARIDGASWFTIYRRILVPLSGPAFATVAILTFLPAWNQYLWPLMVVQKEELRPVMVGVQYFFQLNTAWGEVMAYTSLITIPVLIVFLVFQRAFVSSIAASGVKG
- a CDS encoding glycosyl hydrolase family 32 translates to MFDLPDSWVWDYWFADDGERYHLFFLYASRALHDPEARHYRASVGHAVSTDLVEWTQVADALVRSDAPAFDELATWTGSVVRHPDGTWFMFYTGSTLAPGAQNVQRIGYATSSDLFTWTKADGPVLEARSPWYEKLSSGAWHDEAFRDPWVFADPDGNGWHMLITARAPEGPVDGRGVIGHAWSADLRTWELRPPLSAPSVDGFGQLEVLQAEIVDGRPVVIFSCLKEQSTESRRAAAAGTWVIPAESLLGPFDIDAAYPLTDERLYVGRLLQRRSDGEWLLFAFRNIGEDGRFVGGVTDPMPVGWDGDRLVRREAVSASV
- a CDS encoding glycoside hydrolase family 32 protein, producing the protein MSVSKRRSVRLTAAALAVIAVGIGGGVAAGVGDDAVAAEPEDDYRAQYHFTVPDHWKNDPQRPVFVDGEFHYYYLYNSDYNADPTANFGTEWRLATSYDGVVFADQGVAAPKKTNANYDLWSGSTVVDVQNTAGFGAGAVVMLVTQMDHPTLAQQANASGPQAQFLWYSTDGGRNFRPYGDEPVIANGGRADFRDPKIVWDAERGRWVALIAERDRVSFYTSPDLKTWARTWEYVNPGIGTIECPDLFRIRADDGTMKWVFGVSANGYATAEPATFAYWTGAFDGTSFTFDQSAPQWLDHGFDWYGAVTWEDPAAPLDRRYAVGWMNNWDYAHSTPTWTADGFNGTDSITREIRLKRYGAAFGLVSQPVTALAGIATARTELGDVAVDGFLPLAYEGDAYQVEADVTWESATNIGLQLRRSADGTRHADVGVTGTYAYLNRGQTGYPAGTWKTESRTPFDGDADTVHLRILVDRTTVEVFVDDGRYVHSSQVFAPPGDDGIALYSSGGPAVFHDLTITEFGSVVQRPARVIADFEGDSWAQGWTATNSFIGTGPTAADAPGQVGARLADTFVGGGDPATGTITSPAFTIDRNFLHFLVGGGDHPLGVEPATSAQLLVDGQPVRTATGADSADLRHVEWDLRDLAGRTAQFQILDDATGQWGHLMVDQVILSD
- a CDS encoding Ppx/GppA phosphatase family protein, producing MRLGVLDIGSNTVHLLVADVRPGGRPLATTSQRTVLRLMRYLSPDGSITEEGVTSLVAAVTEARRIAVSERVDELLATATSAVREAKNGPDVIALIEEALGQPLQVLGGETEARYTFLAVRRWFGWAAGQILLFDIGGGSLEIAAGADELPEQAASVPLGAGRMTVQFLPDDPPGEAAVEKLRDHARKTLAPVAKSFSKLPPPDHVVGSSKAIRSLAKLVGYPVPGWSGIERMLLPRASLGSWIPRLARIPASARQELPGITPDRTFQIVAGAVVLHEAMRAMDVDELEVSPWALREGVLLRYIESLSWSAPSA
- a CDS encoding carbohydrate kinase family protein, which produces MSERMLRLVVVGEALVDIVHRADGSVEEAPGGSPANTALTLGRLGRRPTLITRLAGDDRGGRVRRWLEESQVEVVAVASPRTSTAAAHLDASGAATYDFDLEWDLGADAARLGELAGAADVVHVGSVAAVLEPGAGHVAALVRSVRGRAIVTFDPNIRPSLVDDPDRVRKRVAALVELADVVKASDEDLRWLHPGRDLVEVARDWVRRGPRLVVVTLGADGAIGVTADGEVAVPAVVSEVVDTVGAGDTFMGVLIDSIAGSDELQMWLRTEGRGIRSSDIETLLHRSAQAAAITVSRPGADPPRRAELAAPPLPAATG
- a CDS encoding carbohydrate ABC transporter permease translates to MTVTPPTVAAEEPRRAYRRFRSTKGRETWAGLGMIAPAGILLVLFLIIPVILAFALSFTNARLISPNPPRFVGMDNFLRAFTADPVFLQSVGNTAVFALVVVPVQAGLGLLLAVLVNRRMRGITAFRVIFFIPVVTSIVVVSILWKFMYQNDGLINSMIDAITFGAWQGADWLNDPNTALGAIIVMSIWQAVGFHMIIWLAGLQTIPEELYEAAKMDGASPWRQFTSVTWPGLRPTMVFVLVTITIAALGLFVQISVMTQGGPVNSTSTIVFHAVRKGYAQQEIGYAAAISLIFFIAVLVIALIQRRLTREKD